Within the Setaria viridis chromosome 3, Setaria_viridis_v4.0, whole genome shotgun sequence genome, the region ACAACTGACAGTTCTGAGGCTTAAAAAAAGATCAGCAACATAAACCCTTGTTTTACCAAAAGCAAAATGGAACAGCATTACAAGAGGTAGAATGCTCTAGACTAGCTCTCGAGCTCCTCAACGTTTCTGGATTCGGACGCCTGGTGCACTTTCTGTCTACCGAAGTACCAAGGTTTACAACATTCCTTCACATCAGAACTCAAGAAAAAGGCAGCACAAAAAAGCAGGCTCAACGTGAACCAATCCGCCATTTTTAAGTCACCTAATATAAGAAATTCCTAGCGTGCGGTGGCGCCCCATTTGTCGTTTGAACAAATTCCAAGCGCCTTCACCTGATTGCCTGCCAAGCTTATCCTGCTGAAAGGGCAAAAAAGAAGGAACGAAATCAGTCAGCAAAGAGATTAAAGCAAGCGCATATGAGATGCTTTTGATTTGCAATTTCTCTGGGCAAGACAAGTAAGGGCCCTTCTTTACTTGCAAAGCGAATACTGGTATGATGCGGCCATAAAGCAGAATTGCTTCATGCACTCGAATTCATGCAAAAGGGCATCTCCCTCCCTCTTATCCTTGCAAGCCCAGAACCAAGAACCACATgcctttttttagtttttttacttCATGATTAAGCATCAAGTTGAGGCTAAGGCATCCCACCCACACATCTCCCAAAAATTCCCACCATAATTCTGCCACTTTTTCAAGCAGAATCGATACCGATGAAACAAATCAAATCGAAGAGAAGTTTTATTCTTATTCCACGAAACAAGCAAACTGTAGCAAGTGGATATGAAAAAAACAGGTGCTCCTTCAACATATTACAACAGAAACTCTCAAATGTGCTTCTTTGATGCTCCAGGAATTGGTCAAGAGTACTCAAATATGGAAGCTTCATAAACTCAACAGCAGCAGCGCTGTACTATATTTCACTCACAAAAGATATTTGAAAGGGAAAATACAGAGTGAAGGCTGAAAACACGGAACCGTAAGAAAACATACACACGTCACGATGGGAGATGGTAGTGCAAAGAGCTAAAAGCTTTCAATAAAAAAGTGAGAACGCAAAAAAGCAAGCAAGGGGTGCATAAGATTTCCAAACCATCAGAGCATTATTAAAGACAGGCCGCCACAAAGCAAACCCAAGCATAGAATACACACAAGCACCCCTTCAAGAGGCACTTACACGCACAGACACCAGGATCAAAAAGTTGTCCAAGGGAAGAAGAAAAGCACTCATACTTGCACCAGACCACTCAGAGAAACGCCACTCCAATCAGTAGAGCTGGACACAAGACCCTGCACCAATCATAGCCATATCATATAAACCAAGGGCAGAGCACCCAAGAACACAGCAAGAGCAAGCAGGAACAGCGACAAGATGTATCCTTACCGCTTCAGCAATGTGCTGATCGGCTACCTTAACCTGGGGACGCTCCTCGCCTCGATTCCAATCATCGGGGCGGGGCTCTGGCTCGCCAAGGGCTCCAACACGACATGCTCCTCGATTCTGCAGACGCCACTCCTCGTCATCGGCTTTGTCGTGCTCCTCATCTCTCTTGCTGGCTTCGTGGGCGCCTGCTTCCATGTCGCTTGGGCGCTGTGGCTGTACCTCTTCGCCATTATGCTCCTCATCGCTTTCCTTCTTGGGATCACAGCGTTCGGGTTCGCAGTCACAGCAGGAGGCGGAGGCACACAGATTCCAGGAAGGCCTTACAGGGAGTACCACATCTCAGACTATTCCTCATGGCTCCAGCACCACATGCAGGACATGAAGTACTGGAGGCCAGCCCTTGCCTGTGTGGTTGGCTCCAAGGCCTGTGACAAGATTGAGAGCTGGACTCCCATGGATTACCTCCAGCATGATCTCACACCAATACAGGTTTGCCCTATCAGCGACTGGTTGATTTTGTTTTCGATTTAATTGTCTGTGTTACTGCTCCTATCCTATATTCACTATCCATAGTTTAGCCTAGATTATCAATTCAACCTAGCTCTTTTCTGTCAAGAAACAAGATTGTCTACTGCTTTTAGTTTCGAAATTTTGACTGCTGCTGCCTTCCATGGCTCTAAGACACTAAAACCCTGAACTATCCTGCAGTCCGGTTGCTGCAAACCACCAACAGCGTGCCAATACAGTGGGGGCATGCCCGTCGGAGCGCAGGACGAGGACTGCTATCGGTGGAACAATGCCCCAAACATCCTCTGCTACCAGTGCAACTCGTGCAAGGCTGGCGTGATGGAGCAGATCCGCCAGGACTGGCACAAGATCTCCGTCCTCAACGTCATCGTGCTCGTGGCCCTCATCTGCATCTGCTCCTGTGGGTGCTGCGCCTTCAGAAATGCTCGCCGCTCCTTGTCCGAGTACCCATACGGGGTAAACCGCATGTCCAAGATAAACCCACGCTGGGACTACTACTGGtactcagcaaaaaaaaattatgtttttactctcttttttcccatttggcacctctttttttcttcGTAAAATTGATTTCAGCACTGAAAATGCAAAACTATATAGGCAAAAGTGGAAAATGAGGAAGTTTATGGAGCATAAACAATCCCATGACCAAAAAGAAAACATCAATcattaagattttttttataaaggatAAAGGAGATATTTTTTATTGTATCCTCACCCTTACGCAGTATATATATACCAAATTTCCCCCCAAATGTTTTCTGTGGTTTTGACACGGTTTTTTGGTTTGTTTGCTGTAGGTTGCGATGGTTCCGTGATAGGAGAGAACAGCTCTACTAGGCTAGCCCTTGGTTCTCAGAATCTCAGTGCTTGTATGATATTTTGCTCCTACTCTATATTCTGTCAAGATATAATAATACTTGAGAGCTGGGTTAGCTTCTGTGGTATACTCTATTTGATTTTAGTTGTACAGTTCCTTACATCCCTCCAAGTTTGTATAATTAAGCTTGTGCAGATGTTTGAGTTAGAGGAGAGTAGCAGATCAAGTAAACAGGATGTATAGTCTTTCCAGTTTCCACTTTTCACTGGTTCAGTATTACCCGAACTCAAACACAGAAGGGCAATGTTCCAGAAATAGGTTCACAAGATTTGCATGTGTCAAAACTGTAGTACATTCCAAAGCAAAACTACTAGTCCTAACTGAATGTTTGTCTCCTAAACATCCTTTCTCTTCAGTTATATCCCAGGTAACTTATCAACAGTTTCCACTTTTCACTGGTGCAGTATTACCCGAATTCAAACACAGATGGGCAATGTTCCAGAAATAGGTAAATAGGTTCACAAGAATTCCAAAAGGAAACAAGTGAAGGCATACAAAACAAAAGGTACACAAATAACAAAAGAATCTGATGCAACCGCAATCATTAATGGGATCAAATATGATTGGATTTGATTATTATAGAATATATTCACATTGACCTTTTATTGCATGTTGAACTGGTACTGATACCAGAGCTTCTCACGGCACAATGGTAGAACTATGAAAAACCCTGAAACCATCCCGAGTTCGATGCTGAGGTACTCTTCTTTAAGACAAAACCAGGACGTCTCTCCCTTtggttgatttttttaattggcATCTGATATGGTGCAGCAATTTGTGTCATATCAGAATAACACTAACCCCAATCTCGTGGGGAGAATAACACAAACCCAATCTCATATGGAGAACCTCAAAAGGTGGCAACAGTTTATTGGACCAGACTTGCCTCAAGTTCTGAAATAATCTGTGTTTTGAAAGCTACTGTCCAGTGACCCACATCAGCTTGCAATAGTTTAACAAGGATTATGGTGCAAAGAACAACCGTGTTGTCCAACAGGAGTATCTACTGCTCCATATTGGACAAAAAACAACTAAAATTGTCTATCCACTTCAAATTCTGGAACATAATTTAGCAAGAAATAGTCTAAAATGCGGAACGCAGACAGCCCCTCAATGGAGAGTGATTTGGAGCAGTAGGATGTGTATCTCACTTCAAAGTATTCATCATTACCCACTTGGTTACAGTCCGCAACATGATTTGGCTTGATCACCACACACCTCAAACTCCAGAGGGTATATCATCCATTCCAGctaaaactttttttatttctagttAATTCTTAAATTCCAAATactgaaaagtgaaaaccaCTCAATGGGATTAAGAAGTTTATAGGTGATTGAAACTAACCGTTTCAAAGATGCCTAGAACAGTAGAACCCTTGAGGACCCGCCATGTAACCATGCATTGGGCCATCAAAGGTAAACTAGTTTATAGACTGGCTGGAAGCAGCCAGGGCAGGCCATGTTATTGACCACCTGTTTATAGGCTATGGCCTTGATGGTTGTAATGAGCAGTTGGGAAAGTTAGACCATGCGAAGGATAATTATGTAGTCATCACTGGTAAATCTAAACCAGAATTGCCAGACAGCTACACTGTGGAGAGGCGGGGCCAGAATGCGGCAGACAGGAAGTGTGCTACCATGAAGAGTGCCACTTGTGATGACTGGAGGCAGTGGAATACCAATCTGCATCTACTTCATAAATAGTTTTTTTAGAATCGCTACTATCATTCAGATATTTTGCAATCCAATGTAAACAGCATCAGATACATCAAAACCGAGGGAACAGATGACGGAGAGTGAAGAGGAGCAATAGATTTGCAACCATAAGTTGTTTCAATACTGGCAGCAACTTCAAACGAAATTCTGTATCATCAATGAAACAAAATTGTAGGTTGCAGGCACTGGTCATTCGAGGTTCCCAGCAGACAAAAACCAGCATATCACTTATTCTAAATACATCACCGAACACAAACTCCAAACTTGGATTTATGAAATTCATATTAAAACCAGTTCCAGCATTTCATATTACTGTTGAAAGAAGTGGTACAGCTAGTCTTCCATCACAAGAATTGTGACATTAGACTATCTAGAAAAAAGGGGCGGAAATGCAGCAGCAGAAACAAGTTAGACGCCTTGCCATTTTCCAGAGCAGCTCCTTAAGCCATTGcagctttcttttcttcctcgaGCTGTTTTAGCTCTATCAATCTTTCTGTCCATGCCCGATCTCTTGCCACAGCAGCCATCTTCCTTTCTGTTCGTTCTGCCTCCTTTCTCTTAACAGCAGCAGAATACTGTGCCCTGCGCTTCTTCTTTTCAGCCTGTACAAGTAAGACATGCATTTAAGCATTTGATTAGAAACTAAGGGCAATACATCAACCATACCTAAAATAGAGAGGTCAGATCAAAGTAATCAAGCAAATCAACAGCCATAAGCAAGTGGTATAACTTAAGTCTAGCAAGTGGCAAACTAAACCCTCATCCTATACAGGCCAGTATTGTGCGTCTAACACAGGTACAAAGGTGCATTTGGGGTTCAAGAAAATGACATAAATTTAACATCACGAGGAAAAACACGAAACGAAATATAAAGCAGTTATTATATGTAGTTCCAGTTCATCACGATACTCGGGACTGCTAGGTGGCATATATCACCAACTGCAAAGATTTTATTTGTCAATCTTTTCATTCCGTTTCATACTGAACCTAAAGGTAGCTTGGATTGCAGAGAATAATTGAACATTATAGCAGGATGCGCAACAGGACATCCATAAGTAACTTGTTGTTATTATAAATTTACAATAATAACAACTGGTATAAAGAATGGAACGAGGGTTAACCATGATAAAGTCCTTGCGCTGCttgatccgcttcttctcctttctcccTTGCACACTCCCTTTGTTTGGCTGGCTAGTTGGTATGGGCTCCTCAGGATTGCACTTCACCCAGTAATATGGACCTACGGGCGAACAGCAGCATCACCATCCGTTACAAAATTAAACAAGGATAGATGGACGATCAACGCTACATTTAATCCATGAAACGTCACAAAAACTCTGTAAATAAACTGCTGAACAGAGACATATTTCTATTGAGCTGCGAAATTCGAAGGAATGGAATAATACAATTGCAAAAATAGTCCGGATCGAAGCATTTTGACTGCTAAAAACGAAAGGCTGAAGAAATCGTCCACACCTTTGGGGCGCAAGCTGGCCCTCTTCCGCCGGTTGGCGAAGCCCGGCCGGCGCTTCGGGAACCGGGTGTTCATGAGCCCGCCGAAGAGGGTGGCCCCCATGGCCGGCGCCTGcgaggcagtggcggcggcggagaaggggCGGAACCCGATCGGATCCAGGAGCCAAAgacgagcgggaggaggaggaagcggatgcGGGGTGTGCCGGAggagagccgccgccggcgaggagagCGGCGGCAGGGCTCGCCGGAGAGCTCGGAGGAGCGCCATCGAAGAAGGTTCTAGAAGGTCGCTGCCTTGATCGGTTAGGGTTTTAGCAGGGAAGGGTGTGCGCGCGGGCGGGCCGCCACGGAGAACTGGAGAAGGCAGGGGCGAGTGTGCTGTGTGCGTCAGGCCGTGCGACGGTGCGAATGGCGCACTTGACAGTTTACGCAAACGGTGTCGTAAAGCGTACTTGGGGAGGAAAAACTGTGGGCGTTAAGACGAGGGCTTTTTTAAGCaaatttcataacttcttttattttaaaaataaataacatTTCAGGATTTAGTAAGAGTGCTTTATGCAGGACACACAAAATAAACTTCTATATAGCATATTCCATAGAATGTTCGCACACAACACGACATGACAACTCATGAATATTGCGGGAAGTTTCAAAAAATCAGCTAACATCTTCCTGGTTTCACACTAAGTCCAACCTTTTTGATGCATTTAAGAGCCACATCAGTCTTTGTGCttcctcactctctctctctccccctcccctcaATCTTTATCCTCACACAACATATGTACATAGCCATGGTTTCATCATCCATCGGTGAGGATCTATAACCTTCCTCACCTCTTGACCACAAACACATTTGCAGATACTAAGAAGGCGATTTATAAGAGTAGATGAATACATCGGAGACCAATCGTCGGGATGTTTGTGTCTTCCGCtcctcatttttctctataggTATCCTTTATTTATGATATTCTTCAATTTCAGCGAATCTTTTCTGGCAACTATTTATCGAAAATCTGTCCATAACCCTTTTGATAAAATAATTCTTCTATATAATATCTTTACTCTTTTTTTGCTTTTATGTGATACAAGAATTTTGAATAAAAAAGGTGAAAAAATGTTTCTatgaattgaaaaaaaaatcgtgATTTTTTGGATGTGTGTTTTTGTTATTTTCGATTAAATTATTATGGTTCCTAAGACATTGCTaaacattaaaaaaaacttCTAGACCCTGGATAAGATGAGCGGTGCACGACAATGCTAAGGCCTCTATCATATTTGTCGTGCGCTACTCTTGGACTTACCTGGACAtgatgcatctcttttttttctactTTTCTCTATGCCATCCAATTGTTTTTATCGTGTGTTGCCTCTTGCACATCTATTATATTCCATCT harbors:
- the LOC117848907 gene encoding tetraspanin-6 isoform X2; the protein is MYPYRFSNVLIGYLNLGTLLASIPIIGAGLWLAKGSNTTCSSILQTPLLVIGFVVLLISLAGFVGACFHVAWALWLYLFAIMLLIAFLLGITAFGFAVTAGGGGTQIPGRPYREYHISDYSSWLQHHMQDMKYWRPALACVVGSKACDKIESWTPMDYLQHDLTPIQSGCCKPPTACQYSGGMPVGAQDEDCYRWNNAPNILCYQCNSCKAGVMEQIRQDWHKISVLNVIVLVALICICSCGCCAFRNARRSLSEYPYGVAMVP
- the LOC117848907 gene encoding tetraspanin-6 isoform X1, whose protein sequence is MYPYRFSNVLIGYLNLGTLLASIPIIGAGLWLAKGSNTTCSSILQTPLLVIGFVVLLISLAGFVGACFHVAWALWLYLFAIMLLIAFLLGITAFGFAVTAGGGGTQIPGRPYREYHISDYSSWLQHHMQDMKYWRPALACVVGSKACDKIESWTPMDYLQHDLTPIQSGCCKPPTACQYSGGMPVGAQDEDCYRWNNAPNILCYQCNSCKAGVMEQIRQDWHKISVLNVIVLVALICICSCGCCAFRNARRSLSEYPYGVNRMSKINPRWDYYWLRWFRDRREQLY
- the LOC117848908 gene encoding uncharacterized protein, producing the protein MALLRALRRALPPLSSPAAALLRHTPHPLPPPPARLWLLDPIGFRPFSAAATASQAPAMGATLFGGLMNTRFPKRRPGFANRRKRASLRPKGPYYWVKCNPEEPIPTSQPNKGSVQGRKEKKRIKQRKDFIMAEKKKRRAQYSAAVKRKEAERTERKMAAVARDRAWTERLIELKQLEEEKKAAMA